A segment of the Phocoena sinus isolate mPhoSin1 chromosome 11, mPhoSin1.pri, whole genome shotgun sequence genome:
GAAATTCCCAGgcacctctccccacacccctccccgtTTCTCCATATTTCAGGCTCTTACCAGCTACCTGCAGGGTTACCTCGGCTCTGCGCCCCAAGGCGGGCAGGCTGGGGTGGTGGACACGACAGACATAGCGTGTCCCATGCTGCCCGGTGGTGACCGGGGGCGGCTGCAGGTGTGCAGAGAGGCTCACGGAGCCATCTGAGTGATGGCTTAGGGCGGAGAGCCACCTCTGCCCCTCGGCCTTCTGAAAGCGACCCTCTTGGCCACCCCAGAGCTCCCACTCCACCTCCAGGCCCTCAGAGGGGTAGAAGTGGGACACGAGGCAGAGCAGCTCCGGGGGTGCCTCCCCGGGGGCAGCCCATATAAGAGGTGCTGGTGTCAGGGTCACCTTGGGGGGCTCTGGAGAGAGAGTAAGAAAGCAGCATGAGGGAATCAATCTACACTGTCCTCTCTCAGAGGCCCTCAGTGTGCCCTCTGGCTTCCCCAATACTGAGGGGTTTGAGTTTTCTCCTCCCAGGATGGGGAACCTGCCATCTCTCCATTGGTGTTTCACAGGAATCTCCATGCCAAAGCCCCCATTCTCAGGGACCCCTACTCCCTCAGATTTGGGAACCTTCATCCCAAAGCCGCTCAGATTCCCAGGGACCCTCTACCCATTGCCCCCCATGACTCTCAGGGACCCCCAATCTGTCTCCCTCTACTCACCCAGCACCCTTTTCTCCACCATCCTTCCCCCATCATGGTGTCCCCATAATCCCAGTGATCACCCTCTACCCACAGAGACCCCTGTCCCCTCACTCACTCTGTACGGCAAGCTCCAGGGTGGTCTGCCCTTGTAGGTAAGGCAGGTGTACAGTAGCCAGATAGGTGCCCTCCTGGAAGGGCTCCACTGCAGGCAGCCAGAAGGTCCCATTTCCGGTCCACGGCCCGAAGGGCTCATCGTCATCCCAACCAGCAAATGCCACCGCCCCCTCTCGGGCAGCTGGCATCGGCCCACTCAGCCCAGGGGTCGCAGCCAGCATCAGGTGCCCCTTACCCAGGTGCTGGCGTCGCCATTCCAGCCCAAAGGGAGGGGGACCTGGGGCCAGAGAGGTAGcagccttgggggtggggggtgtgtaGGCGAAGCTCAGGTCCAGCAGGGCATCTTGTCCCATTCGGATGCGAGGGGTGGGGGTGTGAGTGAGGACAGTCAGCACAGCTGGGGAAGATgaggagaggaaggtggggagggggagaggaagaaagagaataaaatagagaaatggagTTACGGGGGGGACTCGACTCTAATTTACCCACCCCTCTGAGGACACCTCCCTTCTGACACTCACCATCTCCCAGCCCTCCCTGCAAATCCCCTTTGCCCTGGGACTGGGTGGGACCCAGTGAGACTCAGAGTGAGCAGAGAGGTCTCACGGTGAATAGAGGCAGTGAGTGGGTACAGCCCTTGAAGGCTGCTCGGAACACACAGCCCGTGCTGCACCAGCTCTGGGGTCAGCGGGATCTGAGTGTGCCCTGACACAACCTGAACCAGCCCACCAGCCTCCACGCCCACCTTTGAAGAGCCAGGCCCTTCTTGGTTTGCTGGTGAAGAAGTGATGATTCATGACTGTCAACCCTATGGTGCTATGCAGAGTATTTACTGACTCTGGAAGGTTCTGGCTCTAGACTAGACCTGAACACAGACATCTGTGATCTACTGAGGCAGTATATGCTGGTTGAGTGCCTGGAGCCTGGCTGCCCTGGTTAATCCCTACTCTGCAGCTATTTATATGGCCTTGGAACAGTTACTTTACTCTTCAGTTTCTGAATCTCctaaatagggataataatgatgatagtaCCTATCCCATGAGGTTGTAGTGAAGGTTAAATCATTTAACACCTGCTACTCAGACGTATGCAGTTCCTGATTCTGGATAACAAAGACACCTATATATGAAAgctgcttagaacagtgcctggaacacagtatgACTACAAAAGTGTTTGCTGTGTTTACAGCCAACCATCTGCCTGACAAATGTAACGTGCCCCAACTCAATAGCATCTCTAGAACATTTCCCCACTCGGCTCCAATGCCCATCTTACCTGCCTTGACCAATGATCACCACCAGCCCCCAGGTGCTAAAGGCAAGCATTTGGAGTCCCTAAGACTCCTTCTtctaattaattcattcaactaatatttattgagcacctaagaTGTTCACGGTTGACGAGAGTGGTAAACAAGATAGGGAGCCCCTGCCCTCAAATTGCGTAGGAGACAGATTGCCAAATATAATGTGCTATGTGCTCTCCCCACCAGGCCCTAATTCTGTCTCCCAAATAGATCTTACATGTTTCCTACTCAAGTTCTTATCAATATACATTTGGACAATTACAACAGCCTCCTCTCCCTATCCTCTATCAGTATCTCTCTCCCTTTCATTTCATCCTCCACACTGAAACCAAATAGCGTGGCTACAAGTCTGATCTGGGCACTTGCCTGTTTAAAAACCCCAGCTACCTAGGAAGCCAGCAACTAAAGACACACGCTGGAGCTagatggcccgggttcaattcctagTCCTGCTTCTTACAAGTTGTGTGTCCCTGGGCAAATTACCTAACTGCTCTGTGTCTCATATAtcttcatctgtgacatgggAATAACATCAGTACCTAGTTCTTATGGTTGTTGAGAGGAATAAATAAGATTATGcctataaagtgcttagaacaggagCCAGCATATAGAAAATGCTTAGCTCTTACTATTTTCGttactgtcatcatcatcatgatGGACTTGCTGGGTATCTTGGGAAAAGGACTTAATCTCTATTTTCCCCATTAGTCCAATGATCTAATCCTTGCCATCTTTTGTAGCAATCAAGTAAAATAACAGGCTTTTGGGAaaatggcacacacacacacacacacacacacacacacacacaaacatacaaaacTCCTGATGGTTCACTATCATTTATAAACTCCAGCTTTTACAGTACTTGGTAATCCAGCCCCCAACCCATCTTTCCAGACTTCTCTTGCACCCTAAGAACCAGCCACATAGAATCCCTTTCTTGCGACCAGTAGAAACTCTAGTCACTGGGCTTTTCTTTGCTTTGGTTCCTTCAGTTTCTAATGTCCCTCCCCCATTTTCTCCAACATCTAACTACTTCATGTCCTTCAGATCTGTTCCACTGCCAGAAATGTCTGGGTCTTCCAGgtagaagtaatttttttctcttgtggtttttttctttttttttcttttgcggtacgtgggcctctcactgctgtggcctctcccgttgcggagcacaggctccggatgcgcaggctcagcggccatggctcacaggcctagccgctccgcggcatgtgggatcttcccggaccggggcataaacccgtgtcccctgcatcggcaggcagactctcaaccactgcgccactagggaagcctcttgtggttatttttatgtaatttttttttcttttttctttttttggccatgccacgggGCTTACGGGATCGTaactccccaaccagagattgaaccccaggccctcgacagtgaaagagcagagtcctaaccactagactgccagggaattccctatttttgtgtaatttttaatCCTAGCTTCTAAGGCCTATAAGGTtaaacttctctgaacttcatgGGATTGTTTTTGTTCAATAGagtaaaaaaaagtaagcaaTTTCATTTAGTTTATTAAAATCCAAAAATACAGTTTTGAATTGTAAGAATCAATCTGTAGGATTCATAAACAAAACCTAAAGGTTTTACAGTTCAACCTTAAGCTAACAGTGCTCTTTAATATGGGTTTATGAAGCAATTTTAGACCTGCATCCCACAACCTGGactctgtaaaaatacaaatgtaaacaCAACAGGGCCAGAACCTGTTGGTAAGGAAATTTCTACCTGTTTTGCAGCTTGTATTATATAGGCTTATGCTTTTCTGTTAAAAAGTGAATGgtaaaaactattataaaatattactggggcttccctggtggcacagtggttgagagtccgcctgccgatgcaggggacatggattcttgccccggtctgggaagatcccacatgccgaggagcggccaggcctgtgagccatgtctgctgagcctgcgtgtctggagcctgtgctccgcaatgggagaggccacagcagtgagaggcccgcgtactacaaatatatatgtatatatatatatatatatatatatatatatatatatattactgaaaaaatttaaacccAAATCTAATCAAGCCTCTAGCTCTAACTaccaatttataggaaatatggagggaaaaggaacaaaggaaatgACAGGATGAGGAAACAATTGGCCAAATATAGAATGTGGGAACTTCTACAGAACAAATGACAAATCAATAGCATTTAAAGGGGTGGggcaattacaaataaaagagacttaagagacaaaactgggacctccctggtggcgcagtggttaagaatccgcctgtcaattcaggggacaagggtttgatccctggtccaggaagatcccacatgccgcagagcaactaagcccatgtgccacaactactgaacctgcactctagagaccgtgagccacactactgaagcccgcgtgcctagagcccatgctccacaagagaagccactgcaacgagaagcccgcacaccgcaatgaagagtagcccccactcactgcaactagagaaagcctgcatgcagcaacgaagacccaaggcaaccaaaaataaataaattttttaaaaaagagagacaaaactgttatagactgaatgtctgtggttctccctcccccaacccccccaattcaaatgttgaagccttaacccacaatgtgactgtatttggagatagggactAGGAGGAGGTGATAAAGttaatgaggtcataaaggtagGCCCTAACCTGATAGcgctggtgcccttataagaagaggaagaaacaccgcagctctctctctcccctccacgtggggacacagccagaaggcagccatctgtaaCCACAAGGGGAGAGTTCTCACCAGACAACAGCcctgctagcaccttgatcttggacttgatcttggacttctagcctccaaaactgtgagaaaataaattcccgTTTTTTAAGCCCCCTGgtttatgatattttgttttggcagcccaAGCAGCTGCAACAACCAAATAGAATATATAGACCTCTTTTTTATCCTGACTGAAGCAAACAGACTGTAAAATAACATCATTGAGACAATCGGGAGAAATTTAATATGAGCCAGGAGTTAAATGATACTAAGgaattattgtttgttttgttaggTATGATAATGCtattgtgtgtgggggggttgtTAAAGTCCTTATATGACAGAGATGCTTACTGAAGTACTTATGAGTAAAATAATACGATGGGATATACTTAAAAATACTTCCAAAAAAGAATAGAAGTTTGGGGGAGGATAGGTAAAACAATTTGGTAAAATGTAATAACTATACAAGTAGATAATGGGTATATGGGGGGTTCATTTTACTGTTCTCTACTTTAGTGTGTCATTGAAACTTtctataacaattttaaaagaatgatgagAATTAAATACTATACACACAAGTATCTTACAAAAGTATATTTCTCAAGAAACATTTTAGAGTATTTGACAACTAATTTGGtaagaaataaagtataaatGCATACTAGCAAAATTACTGATGATCTGTGACCCTGGAAAGAGttcatttttaactttacatTGAAACAACAACTTTCACATTCTTAAATCCCTAATCAAGTAGGAATGCTTGAAAAGGAGGGCTGAACACAGCAACTAGTTTTCACCCCTGGTGGTGGGTGAGATGCAATAATTTTCTCTCCTGGGCACACGCCCATGGCTCCCTATCTGCACTTCTTTTACAGTCCAAGTCACTTTCTGCTCTACAATTACCCAAGACAAATCTGATGGGAACCTTCCTGAGAGTAGACTCTACATCCGATCACCTTTGTGACCCTTAAAAGTACGCAAGGCcacccagaggttctgatttaatTCATCTGGAGTAAAGCTCAGATTTCAGTATAACCTCCAAAAGGATTCTTATTTGCAGCCTGGACTGAGAACTACTGGGCCCTAATTTATTCTTggtgataataaatatttaatcagtGAATAAATTAACAAAGTGTCTCCCTTGATTTTTACAACAATGGGAAGGCAGATGGGAAATAACCATCCACATTTTACAGTTGGAAAAGCATATTCAGAGAGAAAAGGACATTCTCACCCCACCTTGTGAAGCCAACAGCCTGGGAAATATTCCTACCCACTAGAGAGAGCTACTGTCCCCACAAGGAGCAGtttgcctctgcctctgcccctgcccacGGCGAGGTCTGGGGACTAAGAATGGAGGTTTAGGCAGATGTGAGGGTTTCAGGGTGGGTGCTGAGCCCCGTGGGTGATTCTCTCTCAGTGAtgagggtggcagggagaaggtactggggaagggagggtgtaGGGTTCGGCTGGGGTTGACCAGCCGGTCAGGCTGTATTGTTTCCATAAAATCGCACAAGACTGAAGGAAGCCGAGGACTCTGTTAATATCCTACCCACCCTCCCGAGAAGACCTCCGAGAAATCCCAAATCCCGGTCATATCTTCCCCATTCTTGCTTTATCGGCCCACTCCCTCCCTGCGCCCCAGCCCAGCAAGGTGCCCGACCCCTGGGCCTCAAACCGCGTCACACAATGCAGTAAGTGGCCCTTGCAGCGGGAACCATTAGATCTGCCGCTTCCCTTCCACGCACTCAAGCCCACCATTCGGTGACCACAGAGTCAGGGCATCATCACGCGCCATAGGGAAGGGTCTGTCAAGGGAGGTCGACGCGCTAGAGCTCAAGAGCCTGCGCTTTGCTGGTTGCCGCAGTGACGGATGTGGGCGCGGGTGGGGCGCGAAGGCTGTTTTTTTTAACTGGGTGAACCGCAAATGTGGGGGAGCCTAGCAAGATCTAGGAGGAAAGGTGCAAAAGTTCCTGTTTCTGAGACCCTCCCAACTCCGTCGCCTAGCGAGTTTCTTAAGGTCGGGTGTCAGGAACCCCCGCCTGGCTCCAAAGCCCCGCCCCAAACCGCACTTTTGTTTAAACTAGGCTGGGACTAGAAGAAGCGATAGAGACATCTTAACTTCAGCTGAACTGCCTcgatttataaataaagaaactgagacccgACTAGGGAAATGACTCGCTCAAGTCCACATAGCGAGTTAACGGCTGATCTGGACCCTTAGAATCTTCCCGTTTATCTCTACTTCCCCTCGGTAGCTACCTGTTGCCACGGTGATGAGGGCAGGCTCCGGCTGAGGCTCGGACTGTGGTCGAAGGAGGCTGGAGAGGCTGAGGACCTGGCTGGACACGCTGACCATGAGCCACCTCCCATCCAGGGCCCGCGGGCAGCTCTGCTCCGGGGTCAAGCCGCTGACCCAGATCGCCGAGGCAGGAAGCGGGACGTAGTGGCTCATTTCGCAGCGTGGCGCGGGGGCGTCCCGCGGGTATCGCCTGAAGGCGCCTAGGAGGGTGCCCGCGGGGTCTGTGAGCACAGAGAGAGAAGTTGCTGCCGTAGAATCTCCgccaggaaaggggaggggagggcagcgtCCAGGGAGTTTTAAAGGTACAGACTACCCGGTAGCGAGAGATTTAAAAGTGATCCAgtttcattttacagagggggaaactgaggcccgaggTCACTGTGAGACCTAAAGAGCAGGGGGTTTCGGTGGAGGCGACAGAGTTGGGAGCGAGTCCAGCATGACTCACCATGCACTTTGAGGTAGCGCTCTGGGTCGAGGTCCGGCCGGGGGGGTGGGCTCTCCGAGCTCTGGCGCAGCAGCAGTGCAGAGGGTTTCTTGGACAACCGGCCCCCGCCCGCATCCTCCACGAACCAGCACTCTATCACTGCGGGTCCCGCCGAGACGACGGTCGCCGTGCCTGGGGGGTATGGGCGCGAGTGAGGGGACGGCCCCAACGTCAGGTGACCCgacctcctccaccccacccccagacgTGGTGGCAGTCACCTCCCACCGCTTCCCTAGGCTAAGAGTCGCGGGGTTCGCTCACCCAGAGCCACAGCGAGGAGCAGGGACACAGGCTTCATGACGCCGCGATCTTCTCAGCTCCGAAGCCGCCTTTCCCCCTTTCACTTTCACTTTCCTCCAAAGGCCGGCAGGAGGGGCGGAGGAAATCTCCGCTCCGGTTAGGGGAAGGCTCGGGGGAGGCAGGTGCTTCCTCCGCCGGCTGGGCAGGGATCCCGGAACATCCTCTCCAGTTCTGATCTGGGGAACTCAGCCCCGCCCAGCCCTCCTGAACCACCCAGCACCACAGAGTCCGGGAGCCTTCCCACACCAGAGGCACCCCCTCCTGTCCGCCCCAACCCCGAATCCACTTCCCTGAGAACCCTTACTCCACCTTCCCCGACCTGGGCCAGGTCCCCAGCAAACACATAGGGGTTGTCGGGAAGGCAATTGAAAtgaccaataaatattttaatcaccgtttaaaaaaaataagatttaaaataaaaccctTGTACTCCTACGACTTACTACTTGTCtccactcccccactccccagtGAGAATGGAGTTGGGGGATCCCCAAGGTGGAGGAAGAGGGATTAGGGTAGAAATAAGGGGTACATCCTTTTGGGGGGCAGGGTATGTTCTAGGACAAGGGTGGGGCTCAAAGGCCTGGTCCCCACAACTACGCAAACACAGACTTCAGGTACAGACTACAACTACCTGACCCTCGACCCAGCGACTCCAGGATGCTCAACaagtcccctctccctcccccccccaccaccacttgcACCCTACTCGGGAGCTGGGGCTTCAGTGTACCCATctgaagggaaggaagggctgAGTTCCGGTGATACTTtagggaggaggggctgaggaGTAGAAAGGGGTGGCCCATGGTGCGAGGCGGTTCCCTCTCCAGAATATATACAAGTCCATAGAGATAGGAAGACAGTAAGTGTGTTGGGAGATCACCTACGGGCCACAGCGCCCCTGGCTAGTGATCCCTAATCCCTCTTCCCGGAAAGCTACCCCCAGTAGCTCGCCTCTTCAGTTTGCTCCTCCGCCCCCACTGAAGCCCATCTCCACCTTGTGGACGCTGGGCGGGGACCAGACCCGTCGAGTGGACGGGGGCGTGGCCCCACTCGCCTCGTCGCCGCTGCCCCCGCCGCCGGGGGACTCTCTCTTGGGCTGCAAGGCTGGCCCGGTGGTCCCCCCGGGTCCGggtccggccccgcccccgccgcctaGGCGGTGCCGGCGCTCACAATGTCCCCGATGGCGCATGAAACTGTCTCGCCACATGAACTTCTTGGCGCAGACGCCGCACTCGTAGGGCTTGAGGCCTGTGTGTGTCTTCATGTGCTCTGTCAGGTGATGCTTCATCTTGAACTTTTTGTTGCACACGGGGCAATCAAAGGGCCGCAGGTTGAGGTGCATGTTCACATGGCGATCTCGCATGCTCTTGTGGGAGAAGGCCTTTCCGCAGTGGCACAGAAAGATCTTATTTCCATCCCCACTGCCTGTCCCTCCAGGAGTCCCGCCGGTGCCACCCGGCATGCCCAGGGCCCCTGCCGATGTGCTCCCCAGGGTCACTGCCCCATGTTCAGCTTGGTTCCCTGGTGGCTGGCCTGGAGCctgtgaggaggaggaggaggatgaagaggaTGGGAAGACTAGGATCTGGTTGCCTTGCATGTCCAGTGGAAGCAGGGGCCTCGAAGGATGGGAGGGAGCATAGGAGGAAGGGGTTGGTCCCCCTGAATCATCAAGCCCTGCCCCAGGACCCCCACCTTCATAGGGGCCAAAGTCATTGGAGGACTCACAGAAATTGACCTGCTCCTCTCCCTTGTCTGGAGGCTCAGACAGGGTCCGGACATCACTTATGCTAAGGGTAGCCTCAGATCCTCCCCCTGCTGGCACCCCAGAGCCACCCCCCAGCTCTTCATCTTCATCATCCTCACAGGTCAACACCaagtcttcctcctcctcatcctCTTCCAGGTCTGGGTCTTGGGGAACGAGGGGCGCTGGTGCTGGGCAGTTTCCACCCCGTTTCACATATACCCAGTGTTTCTGCGGCACAATGCTGGGGGGTGCATAGGTGGGCCGGCGGAGCCCAGCCCCAGGGACCACTgcacccctcccatccccaccgtCATCACACAGCTCATCTGCCTCCAGCAGCAGCTTCCCAGAGGTAGCCCCCCCACTGCCAACCACAGGGGCGGGGAATACAGGGCCACCTCCTTGACGCTCCCTACTGCCCACTGCAGAAGCTGCAAAAGCCTCCTGGGAGGAAGATGAGAAATCAGTGGACTCCCGAGGGCTGAAATAGTTGCTGCTGCTGGGGGACTGATTCTCACTGGCCCGGCTGGAGGCATGGAAGCGTACAGATCCCACAGTGGCAGGGGCCACGGTGCCCCCACTCCCTGAGGTGACCCCAGCACCAGGGACAGTGACCGATGTGGCTGCagcagtggtgatggtggtggtggtggctgagGCCCGGCCCTCTCGGAGGAGTTCAGTGCACTTATCCACGATGTGCCACATTTGGAGCACAGACCCCACTGTGAGGAAGTTGACAATGTCAGCAGCGGCCATGCTGAGGCGACCAGTATAAGCTGAAGCCAAGACAGTCTCGAAGGCGCCTGGGTCCATGACGCTGGGCAGCGAGATGGAGGTCATGCCCTTGAGTAGGACCTGGTCGTGGAAGTAAGGGGAAGAGGCAGCCAGGACAGCACGATGAGCCCTGAACTCCCGTCCCTGCACTCGGATGGACACATCACAGAGCTGGCCCTGCAGCCGCTGCTGATTGAGAGACTCCAAGAGGGCACTGGTCACCTCGGGGAAGGACACGTGCACTACTGCCGCTGCAGGcaggggcagtggtggtggggcCAGCGATAGAGGCAGGGGGAGTGCTGCCCCGCTGGGAGACAGGGGAGATGGCTCCATGGTGTGGAGGGAAGGGGTACCCCCCCAGCCACAGGaacaagggaaggaggagggcggCCGGGGGGGGTctctggaaagaaagagagaagaatgatAACAACCCATAATGACACAGCCCTTTACAGtttaaaaacatgttcacacatTATCTGAGTAACTCCCCACAGTGACACTATAAGGTAGGTATTCCTTTCaactccatttgacagatgaggaaactgaggctcagaaagattaagagATTATCCAAGATTACACCATTAAGTGGTAGCACCCACAAACGCAGGTGTCCTAACTCCAAATCCAGTGATCTTTCCTTGGACGTTACAGAAATAAGGTGCTCTTGGGGAGTGGGGTGGCTCCCCTCAGAAATTCCCATTTGCCTGAGAGCCTGACTTTCCAAAATTTACCTTTCTGGGGTTTTGTACCCTTTTCTTGGGAGGGAGGCAGGTTGGCTCTGGTGTTGAAAACCACCCCTCTCTCCACTTCCCTTTAGGccgtgcccccccaccccacggcTCTCTCGCGGGCCACGCACCTTGCCCCCAGTTATCCCTAACCCCGCCCATTTAGGGCCCGCCCACCTCAAGACCCGCCCATAGCTTTTGGGCTCCGCCCCTTATCTACCCCCGCCCACATCGGACCCCGCCCCCTTCTGCTCCGCCCCAAGCGCTACTTCGACCTCCTCTCCCACCCGGAAGGCGCCCCCCAACCCCGCGCGTCCCCGCTTACCGGGCCGCGCGCCCCCGGGCCCCCCCGCCCCTCACTCGGCGGCCAGAGCCGCAGCCTGGGCCCCTCCCGCCGCCATCTTGCGCCGACTCCCTCCGCCCTCCGCCTCCGCTCCGCCTCCCGCCCCTCAGGCTTTAAAGGCACAGGCGGGAACCCCGCCCGACCCGCTGGGCAATACTCGGCCGACTCGGCCACTTCTCCTTTAAAGAACAGCTGCTTCCTTCCACCTTAAGGGTACCAGGTCTCTTTCCGCCGCTGAGGACGCAGGACTCGGTTCGGCCGAAGCTCTCATTCCCCTTTAATTCGGTAAGCCTGCCTCTTCCCATTGGCGATGGGTCTAGGCCGTCGCTGCCTGGGCTCCGCCCCTGAGCTGTGGCCATTAGCGGGTTTGCGGGATCTAATCGCCCCGGTCTCCCAGCTTCTGACAGTCCCCCTGAAGCCCCGCCCCCTACCTCCGGGCCTGGATTGGCTAAATAACCTTGAGTCGGCCCGTGATTGGCCTTTTTACTGCTACCGCTCGAAGTGAGAAAGTAAAGCGCGTTCAGGAGGTAAAGCGCGTACATTTTTTCAGCGCCTGGCAGAGGGCAAGGAGAAGGCCTGAGGGCGAGAAAAACTCCGCGAGAGGCGTGCTGAAGGCAGCTGGAAAGGGCAGATCCAGGGCTATCCCGGGGGAACGGCTAACCCTGAGCCAGAGAACAGCTCGTGCCAATCACCAGCTGGTGAGAGCAGGACAAGGAAAAGACAGGGATACAATAAGAAAAGAACTTTATTGTTTATTAATGTTTCTGTGTAaaacttaagtttttttttttttttttaaagaaaccaccAAAAGGCGATTAGTTCAGTCCATCCCTTCCTCAGTCATCTGCTTCCCACCGTCCTCCAAATACTATCCCCAAACATtttggaggcagggaggagggggaggcagtTAATCAGAGTCTGAGAGCACGATGATCTCCTCTGGATCGCACTGTGTGGCCACACTCATCTGCGGGggagtgagagacagagaatCAGAGAGGTCTGGAACACAGCAGATGAGAAGCCAAGGGAAGGACTTATCAGAGAGAGGAGGTGATGAGTGCAGCAGACAGAATACCCCAAACTGAACAATGAAAGAGAATGAAGTCAGGAAACAGCCTCCCCCTCTTACCTTAAAAGTACCAGGTCTGGAGGGTTGTGATTGTGGGGTGTGGGACAACCGGGCTGGAAATGGGCTACAGAGGGAGCTGGTCACCAGGCCGTGGCTAGGAGAATCCACTCTCGTGGAGGAATCGGCAACTGGAGCCATGGAAGCCAAGGGGGAAGGCGGGCTGGGCAGAGTATGTGTCTTCTCATGCACTGCCCTTTGCCTTTCCACATAGCTAGAGACAGAAACATATGTGGGTGGAAGGGTATATGGAGACTGAGGATGGAGGGGGAGCTCCAGTTTCTCTCCGCAGACTCCGTTCCACAGTATTCCTCTCAGAAAGCCCCCGCAGTCCCTCCTTggcttccctcttt
Coding sequences within it:
- the TAPBP gene encoding tapasin isoform X7, producing MGGGSWSACPARSSASPASFDHSPSLSRSLPSSPWQQMAAFWLCPHVEGRERAAVFLPLLIRAPALSAVLTVLTHTPTPRIRMGQDALLDLSFAYTPPTPKAATSLAPGPPPFGLEWRRQHLGKGHLMLAATPGLSGPMPAAREGAVAFAGWDDDEPFGPWTGNGTFWLPAVEPFQEGTYLATVHLPYLQGQTTLELAVQKPPKVTLTPAPLIWAAPGEAPPELLCLVSHFYPSEGLEVEWELWGGQEGRFQKAEGQRWLSALSHHSDGSVSLSAHLQPPPVTTGQHGTRYVCRVHHPSLPALGRRAEVTLQVAGKSLKYGETGRGVGRGAWEFQTHSCPFCLPGLSGPSLEDGVGLFLSAFLLLGLVNVLGWAAAYLATSKDSVEKKTQ
- the TAPBP gene encoding tapasin isoform X6, with the protein product MKPVSLLLAVALGTATVVSAGPAVIECWFVEDAGGGRLSKKPSALLLRQSSESPPPRPDLDPERYLKVHDPAGTLLGAFRRYPRDAPAPRCEMSHYVPLPASAIWVSGLTPEQSCPRALDGRWLMVSVSSQVLSLSSLLRPQSEPQPEPALITVATAVLTVLTHTPTPRIRMGQDALLDLSFAYTPPTPKAATSLAPGPPPFGLEWRRQHLGKGHLMLAATPGLSGPMPAAREGAVAFAGWDDDEPFGPWTGNGTFWLPAVEPFQEGTYLATVHLPYLQGQTTLELAVQKPPKVTLTPAPLIWAAPGEAPPELLCLVSHFYPSEGLEVEWELWGGQEGRFQKAEGQRWLSALSHHSDGSVSLSAHLQPPPVTTGQHGTRYVCRVHHPSLPALGRRAEVTLQVAGLSGPSLEDGVGLFLSAFLLLGLVNVLGWAAAYLATSKDSVEKKTQ
- the TAPBP gene encoding tapasin isoform X4 — its product is MKPVSLLLAVALGTATVVSAGPAVIECWFVEDAGGGRLSKKPSALLLRQSSESPPPRPDLDPERYLKVHDPAGTLLGAFRRYPRDAPAPRCEMSHYVPLPASAIWVSGLTPEQSCPRALDGRWLMVSVSSQVLSLSSLLRPQSEPQPEPALITVATAVLTVLTHTPTPRIRMGQDALLDLSFAYTPPTPKAATSLAPGPPPFGLEWRRQHLGKGHLMLAATPGLSGPMPAAREGAVAFAGWDDDEPFGPWTGNGTFWLPAVEPFQEGTYLATVHLPYLQGQTTLELAVQKPPKVTLTPAPLIWAAPGEAPPELLCLVSHFYPSEGLEVEWELWGGQEGRFQKAEGQRWLSALSHHSDGSVSLSAHLQPPPVTTGQHGTRYVCRVHHPSLPALGRRAEVTLQVAGKSLKYGETGRGVGRGAWEFQTHSCPFCLPGLSGPSLEDGVGLFLSAFLLLGLVNVLGWAAAYLATSKDSVEKKTQ
- the TAPBP gene encoding tapasin isoform X8, whose translation is MGGGSWSACPARSSASPASFDHSPSLSRSLPSSPWQQMAAFWLCPHVEGRERAAVFLPLLIRAPALSAVLTVLTHTPTPRIRMGQDALLDLSFAYTPPTPKAATSLAPGPPPFGLEWRRQHLGKGHLMLAATPGLSGPMPAAREGAVAFAGWDDDEPFGPWTGNGTFWLPAVEPFQEGTYLATVHLPYLQGQTTLELAVQKPPKVTLTPAPLIWAAPGEAPPELLCLVSHFYPSEGLEVEWELWGGQEGRFQKAEGQRWLSALSHHSDGSVSLSAHLQPPPVTTGQHGTRYVCRVHHPSLPALGRRAEVTLQVAGLSGPSLEDGVGLFLSAFLLLGLVNVLGWAAAYLATSKDSVEKKTQ
- the TAPBP gene encoding tapasin isoform X3: MKPVSLLLAVALGTATVVSAGPAVIECWFVEDAGGGRLSKKPSALLLRQSSESPPPRPDLDPERYLKVHDPAGTLLGAFRRYPRDAPAPRCEMSHYVPLPASAIWVSGLTPEQSCPRALDGRWLMVSVSSQVLSLSSLLRPQSEPQPEPALITVATAVLTVLTHTPTPRIRMGQDALLDLSFAYTPPTPKAATSLAPGPPPFGLEWRRQHLGKGHLMLAATPGLSGPMPAAREGAVAFAGWDDDEPFGPWTGNGTFWLPAVEPFQEGTYLATVHLPYLQGQTTLELAVQKPPKVTLTPAPLIWAAPGEAPPELLCLVSHFYPSEGLEVEWELWGGQEGRFQKAEGQRWLSALSHHSDGSVSLSAHLQPPPVTTGQHGTRYVCRVHHPSLPALGRRAEVTLQVAGKSLKYGETGRGVGRGAWEFQTHSCPFCLPGLSGPSLEDGVGLFLSAFLLLGLVNVLGWAGESAYLATSKDSVEKKTQ